The Silene latifolia isolate original U9 population chromosome 4, ASM4854445v1, whole genome shotgun sequence region AAATTGGCGAGTGAAAGATTGAGGAAACAATAGCACATACCAGTATACCACACAAAACTAAGCTTCCAACATTCCACTCACACATATGCTAAAACCTAAATATCAATGTGATTATAAAATCAAAACAATCAGAACTTCCGGAATTAGGTTAAGAACATTGATAAGGGGAAGACGAGATTTTTGATGAGTAAATTGGCGTTAAGAACAATGATAATGATGAATCAGCATTAGAACCAAATGATTTCCCAGACAAAACACTAAAATGAATAAACACCGAAATCAAACTAAAAGTAATCAGTATAAACAACAATTGCTTTTAAAAAGGAGAAGATAATACCTGATAATCAAATAGCTATACACAAAGGAGTGAGAAGCTAAATCCTCGAGAATTAATGAAGGGCTTACCAAAACGCTGAACGAGAATAGGGCAAGCTGGTCGAAATTGAAATCGAAACCTAATTTAAAGAAAGGGAAGATATTTTTCCTAGGAAAGAGAAAATGAGGATAAGAAATGAATACCATAAATGGAGAAGTTCATCAAACCGAAACCCTAATATAGAAATTGCAGATTTGTAGAATTGAAGTGAAGCTAAGAAGTAAGAGGTATGTCGGGATGAAGAGCAGAGTGAGAGGATGAGTGAGTAGTGTAGAAGAAAGGTGAGTGAGTTATCAAGAGAAAATGAGCGAGTAGTGTAGAAGAAAGGTGAGTGAGTTATGGAGAGAAAATGAGTGAGCAGTGTAGTTAGTAGTGTAGAAGAAAGGTGAGTGAATTATCCAGAGAAAGTGAGTGAGTGGTGTAGAAGACAGGTTGGTTAGTGGTGTAGAAGAAAGGTAAGGAagaatggagggatgagatgtgTTAGGAATTAAGGGCTGAGATTTTGAGGCAACTATTCATAGCTACAGTGTTACAACTCCAAACTTTTATAAGTGTATGGATAAGAACTCTATTGCTACGTAAATAAAATTTAGAAGTTGACTCAAACTCTTGATTTTCTATCTATGTAGCTTAagttttatttattcattcaattaAAATCCTTTTAAAAAATAATTAGGTAATTCGAAAAAactggactctctgtaatcgctcgaaaaagattgattgattgattgattggagTTCAAAAATAAAATTCTTGTTTTGGTTTAGAATCGAATTCATCGATTAAAATTGTGTAGTAAAATTAATGAagttttattaaaaataatactcGTATATATTATTAACAGTGATGTGTTTGCCTTTGATCATGGCCAATACCAAAAGGTGAAACAAAATCTTAGACACATTATTGGGGGAATAACATATATGTGGAAGGATGGTAACGATATAGTCCTATCACCTCAAAAGTAGTGGTTGCGTTGTGTACTGTAGATCGTGAAATGATAGTGGTTGGAGTTGTAGTAAGATAATAGTGTCTAACTTACAGCTTATTTGAGATCGTGATGGTGTTGGTTGGAGTGTTTGGTGCAAGACAATATTGTGTTCGGTATTTAGCTGATTTGACAATGGTAGTGCTTCCAGTTGATGTAAGATAATCGATATTTTTACGGTATTATTTATCGTGTCTAACTTGATCAATGGCATCACATAAAGTATTAAAGTGACAAGTTGGTGACAATTTTAATATATCTTAATTAGACTAATTGAATGAACAATTAAATAGAAGAGTTTTTTTAAAGTAAAGCTATTACATCAAATGACTACTTATTTGAGTTTAAATCAGAGAAAACAAAATGAGGCATGAATGATTAACAAACAAATGGCAGCAATACTGACCATATATAAGGCATCAAGGCACCTTAACATTTACCTACAAACTCTGAATGACTAAATATCAATGTCTTATTTTGCACAAGGATAACCTAATTTAACGGTCAGAAATGAATATCGTGTCTAACTGAGGGAACAAGTGCGGATTCCCTCGTCATCCAAAAAAAATGTTTTTGACAAAAAGGATTATATAGTATCTTATATTCTTGCTGAGTTATTTAAGAAGATGAGGTAGAGTTGTTTTCACCAGCTACCCAATATTGTTTGACAGCAAACAAGACTTTCTCCCTTAGGAGAGGTCCGTCTTCGTGGTCTACCATTCGGGTTTTCCACCTCATTCCACCGGCTAGTCGCTTTACCTTCATCAATACATCAACTTGATCCCTGAATATCACTGCTCCCTCGGGTCGCAGGATCCGATCCATTTCCAACAGAATGTCTTCTGGATTACACCTACaaatatacaaaaaaaaaggGTCCCCTCAACTTTATTATTGTTGCATTCAAAAGGTCTCGAACTTGAAACCTCGAGTTAAGCTATTTCAACCTTGTGCTAATTCATCTAAGTCGGGTCAGTATACGAGTCAGGTCAATATGAGTAAGACATAAATCTTACTTGTTCTTATAGAGACTGAACACTCCATAAGCATGAATCAGGTCATATGTCCGAGGATATGTCGAAAAGGCTTCACACCTGTAGACATCAGTTCGGAACCACATTGCTAACTTAGGATCCTGAATCATGCATGATACAGTTAAATCAAGGAAAAACCAGTAGCAAAAACACTTTACCAATCATGATATATGCCAATCAGTCCGCGTTCAAAAATGACGCCTAATGTATCCGTTTCTGCTATAGTAGGCACAACATTCATAACCCATAATTGAGGTGAATCAAGTACTGCAGCAAAACTTCCTAGACCAGCATTCATGTCCATGATGTTTCGGTATCTTCCTGTATCAATCAATTTGTTAACCCTTCTGTAAGAACTTACATGCTTAGACCATTCTTTGATATCTTCTTGGTATGATTCAGTGGAGACACCGGGAACTGATCCACTCTCGATCCTATCAGGAACTGCATTAAGCCTTTCTGGATATGGCTTCCAGTCTCCTCCGGCAGCTGCATCTGAAGAACTTGTATCGGGATAAGGAGTTATACATGCTTCCATTTTCTTATACCTGTTGAGCATCACAAACAGGTGAAAGGTATCCGTGGAAAACGGGTCATTTCAAGTTAAGGTCAAGACGGGTGATATACCAGACATCAGTAGCATACTGAGATTCACAAATGGTGGCACGAGAGACGCGTTCCTTACAGTTCTCTCGTTTTCTCCAAATAGCAATCTCACCCTTTTGAGATTTCTTCTCCCAGCATAGAAGTTCAGCAGTCTCTtcaattttcctttgttcttccTCGAGCTCTTCCTTGGGACGTTCCCATGATCTGTAGTTGTTTTCCCAGTTGATGGGTGGACCGGAGAGTACCCAGTAACCCCCTGGTCTCAGCACTCTATCCACTTCCATCATATATATtccacctatacaaacagtacataATTTTGACATCTACGTTAGCTGTTTTAATGCTGACGAGTTCAACTATTCGAAATCACTCACCGTTTGCACCCCAAGGAATCAGGCATCTAGAACAGTGAGCCATATCAAATGATCTAGGAGCATAAGGGAGCTTTATTGTTCCAAGAACACCGATAACAGCAGGCACTCCTCTCTCGAGAGCAAATTGAACTTGTGCTTCATGTGAGTCTCTTGGTGCAAATGACATAGCTAATACATTTTTCTTAAACAAATATGCTCCCCAACTTGCAACCTGCACACATCACACAAATCCAACAATTCTTGCCTAAGACAAACTAACTACtgatttggaccacacaaaacactctatcCCACATGAAAATGAATTTTGACCAGACAAAAgcttccaaaaaaggaaagggggaagAAAATCCGACTACCACAGAAAAGGAAAGAAGGAAGAAATGAGCGACTAGGAACAATGTAACAACTCAGACTACATGTAAAATAAGGAATGTAAATCGGACTAACCCCACAACCAGTGTCGAGAGCAGTTCTAATCAAGCCATTATCCATAGGAATAACCGAGGCCAGATCGTCAATATAAGCATCAGCACCCTGAGGAAACTGAGTTCCACCACCAGGGAACCTAAACACATCTCCCTCATACTGAATCCAATTTTGGATAGCTTTCTCGATTGTTAAACTTTTATAAGGCGCATTAGCAAAAGGAACATAATCCCGGCTCTGAGGCCAAGAAAAAGGGGTTACATACCCCTTAGGTGCTGGAATCAGACACCTCAGTTTTTCTTCCTGCGGAGGACAATGTCTTTCTCGATAAATCATGTTTTCTCGAGGAAATGTCATGGCTCTAGCCTGGTCTTGACAAGGGGTGTAGTCAGTGAACCGGTCAGGACATGGCTCGAATTTCTGAAGTTGGGCTTTGAGTTCACTACTGGAGGCAATTTCGCCATCATGTGTTTCGAAGTTGAGATCAGATAAGATAGTACAGTCGGTTTGCTTGGTGATTTGCAATGCAATGCTATCGCCTTTACCAAACCCGCTTCGCTGCCATAAACCCAATGCATAGAAGAAGCAGCATACTCCCAATACTATAAAGATTGATAGAGGGCTCCTTGTTTTGTTATCCCCTGAGTTTCCCTTTGTCGCCATGCTTTACCTGTAAAATTACGTGATCTAATGATTACGGAGTATATATTTACAAATCTAGACAGACATGAACCCGACACAAAATCAGCGTGTTGGGGTTGAGCTTTTCATCAACCCATTTATGTACATGGGACGACACGAACCAATTCAACATGGAAAATATGATTATGAATATTTCAAAAATATGAGCTTCATTAATTACATTCCAATCATTACAATGATAAAGTAATAAACAAACATTTCATAGGAACAATTGAATGCAAATAAAATCATAGATCTTGAGATCATCTTATTATGCCTACAATTATAGCTACGTAAAAAGTAATATGATGATAAGATTGATAACATGTTAACATTGATGGCATGTATGATATACACACGAggaaaaacgataaacaaatgattgaaacgAAGTGCTGATCTACATGATATTACCAATGAGTAAGGAGGAGAATGGTGATGGATTGATAGGTGATGATGATCTTGGTCGCCCTTTCaaatcaatattattattatatcataTACTTGATCGTGCGTATATGTGTGTGTATTGTGAATTTGTGATATATTTCTTCTACTACATTTGATTTGCATTATTTAGGAATTTCGGATCATACGAAGGCAGATAGGCAGTTAATCTTTGTGTTGGGTTGAGGTTGTTGTGTACATCAACACTTTATTTAAATTGCACCTCCTTGGGAAACATGGAAGAGGATCAATCGATCATATACTATGTCATGTTTCGTCCTTTTTTGGACCAAAAATCACAAGGTTTAGGTTTGTCACTATGAGATAGGACATTAGACGTATAATCTTTTTTTCCAAGGTTCATCCTTTTCAAAACTATATTAAATTTATCAATTTTCTCGTAGGTTTTATATTAATCAACCGAGGTATTACCGAGGGTATATACAAaatagagctggcaagtctgaccaGAGCAACCCGACCGCGAGCAAACCTCACTTGACGGGACCTAAGACTGTAGTAGTATTGCAAGTTGCAACCGACCAGACCCGACCCAACGATGAACCGTAACCCGACAAACCTGGTTAAGGTAGACATGAAACCAAACCAAACCTAACCAAGATGACTCGTAACCTGAATTGACCTGATGCATGCCTCTACCCCAACTCGACCCAACAACTTATTGGACCTGATAGATAACCAGAAATTGACACGAAAGCTTATTTGAAAGCTACCCCGAACCGAAAGATAACCCGACATTGACTCGAGATACTACTCAACATTAACGAAAGTCAAAGCGATAAAGACCGAAAGATAACCAATACTATTAAggatttttatatttttttttttaaaattaactaACCTTGTGGAAACAGGTCACCCGCGCGTTTTGTGtttgaggcggcgacacttctcccacggaactttggtgaacaaagcacgtcatgggccgttaccaatTTGTAAGACATtgaaccggtgaaaggtttgacaagactgcatttgtggagtcgccaccaatttttatggaaaattggaaccgttcgaatatttCATGTTATGTcaaacacaaagtagtgacatgaacactaagaaattcgttgcccttagcattctatgtctagaatgactctcgtgatgccaatgaacatggatgttcataAAGATCTTGAGTAAAGGGTgttggtacgtattaggaagctctttatttgagcACCTAAtgccgcccgcctcgatagcggcctctactaatgagttgacaagggatttAGGTAAAAGTcggattaggaaagaaatccggaaAGATTCTAGAAACTAGAGAAAAATAAGCCCAGAAAGAGGAGCAGCAGGTACTGCGACCCTTCCACGACGCGCAGCTAGGGCTGTCAATGATATGAGCCGGCTCGTTGAGCCCTCGGAATCGgttcggtcaaagctcggctcgtgctTGGCCAAAAcgagctcgagctcgagctcgaGCCGAGCATGGCTTAATACGAGCCAAGCCGAGCCCGAGCTGAGCAAGGCTCGGCTCGGAAGCTCGTTTGGGCTCGTTTATAAtttttgttgagtttatggattcgagtacctaagagggggagggggtgaattaggtactatctaaaaattttaactttaactttattaattaaagtgagttgtaagaacaaaagagatgagagaatacttcgaataatattgcaagattaaacgagtattaaaatgaatgtttgctgaagtatgaaagtaacaaccgttctgactgtagctatttgtcttaGTTTATGGAGTACAGATTGCAGACTGAATGTGACAGTATTtggaactgttacttcgaaagATAAGCATAGCAAAGCAAAGAAGATAAATAGCAgcggaataaaacaaagaagattaaacacgagatttttgaattggttcggcaagaaactcaagtgcctacgtccaatctactttttattgatttattttagtgatctactccgactactaaaaacccgtacaataaaaagacaacaacctactccggttgtgacacaagttcaagaactactccgttcttagaacaagccaactcgcaacctactccggttgcgaaagagttgaagactactccgtcctaaactctacacacacactaagaatgttataaggatcaagcttccactaacttattcttaaaaagaattgaggtggacaactttacaagatcaacaattcataagtgagagagtctagtatattaaagtaacagtagccataaaagctttgcaaagttatgactcggtttttaagctttaaaaaacaatttgcaaacttagATTAAATCTCAGAAAAGTCTTAAGAAAATGAGAGGAagaggcacgccttttatagagaggatgaGCTAGGGAGTTGTTAGGGTTTTGAGGGTCAAagaccatcacatgtgatgagtctcaacaacttcccaaacttgcaccaaagaaggttcttattCAAAAGGCAAAAGAGAGAAAGGGTGTTTGAAATTATCCATAAGAgatcatgcaaattcagaaaacaaagaaggAAAAACAAGTCATATGATGACAActttacacaaatatggcaaaaagcatttcttgttttatgaaagaccaaagggtcaaatttgcacaaagaggaaatattttgaaatgataattattcaaaccacttttTCTAGAAGGCCAAATCCTTGTAAAAATCTGAAAGTTATCTTTCAAAATGTAAGACACGTAAAtggcttttgaaagataagaaagcgttcaagtgttacgaattgaggcaacagtccaggctgctgttacttgtaaaagtaacagtggtcttgactgtttctattactataaaatactttactttctaacttgtacattgaatgacgcctaggactcaatacaattggatgatcaacaactcaacacttcttaatccaagcttgatttaaccaTAAATCCTGAAAAAGTAAACTAAGAAAGCAcacatcaaatgggcatgttatcatcaatcaaaggaacccaacaaattccccctttgatgatgacaagccctaaaACGAATGTAAGCAATGTATacaccttaattcaagatttttAAACAAGCAAGATCATATGAGAGAACGGATTATATTACCTTTTAGAGCAAGAACTTAGATCATACTTACCATGACaagtttacattgccccaaaacaagagtaaaagTTGTGAAGGTTAGGCCTAGTTATGAGTTAACCAATATGCAAAGAGAgtaagagcatgagtttaccttttccccctcttgacatcatcaaaaagggcaTGGATGTTAAAAGTATTCAAGATTAAAcacacataagaaaacacaaaaagacacatatagACGTGACAAGATAACAAGGTTAACACAAACATACGGTTTAACATAGTTTAACCATAGTTCACCACGGCTAAAAATAGTTTAACTTACACCACCAAGCAAAATATCAAGagtaaaaaaagtttaaaaaggGCGCAACAAGGTGGGACAAAACAAGGGTGATATGGGAACGGGGGTTTGTTTACGGGGAGGAGGCTTGATCACCATCCGACTCTTCACCCAAGGGATCCTCGTCCAACGGGTCAGCTACACCATCGTCACCGTGCTCCTTGGTTGAGACAAGAGTGGAAATGatattgtaacaccctcatactccaagtgccttaccaggaccactcaagggatgaaagtgctaccatctcggttacccgaggcaatgataatcaaatgacaatgaagaaacataatttaaataacgaaatagtttaaagtgattacgtgatcaaaaccaaaaaccaaaactgaaatacaagattctcggacggtctcttcgctaaaactatcaaagctataaaacgtCGTCGAcacaatgaagacttctaacgccacgtgatgactcatcctggctatcccatacgcgtcatatcataccgctcaataatcgctcaccaccccgaatggatcaccacagttttaaaacattaaacggggtcgactaatcacacaatttatataaccaacaacacaagaaacaagcactcaaacggtcacacacacaatcacacccactccaatcaatctccgtcaccgatcgtccaccggaccaaccaccgcgccatgggggaccgcagccgttcccacctaagccccgctcatcataccgagcgataactctgtcccattaatgtgcacatcccctcccgtggcgggttccacggagggcgaaactagggcgtgaagccactcccgcaagtgactccactcagccgagaacgcatctcgagaaccagagacaaacaatcacaactatcaaacaacaatcaatcaacaaccgtctcaatacgaatacgataacaatcaacaatcacacaacaccaacaatgcattatgggactaatacgagtagggaaaccctacccgaAAGCAACACAATCGAGACGGTCTCACAAacgatatcaaaaggcttcttctacgaatcctcctcctaacatacaaacatataatcactaccaatcacaaaatacaacaaaacccccaaatcccaatattagggtttaaccaactttgactaaatactataaaaatggtacgtagatcttaccctcgacgcaaggatcacaacggtataaagaaggtaaaatccgaccttccacgctccgggatttgccaacaatgcgattgatgcgaagaacgtagtttgatttctcttttgaaagtaattaggttgtaaaagtgtttaaaaaaAAGTgtcggaagtaattatatacttaatcgcattattaacaaaacccgagaaatcaacccccgtaaaccggctactcgatcgagtagcttaggtactcgatcgagtgcccccttactcgatcgagtatcaacgttactcgatcgagtacccaacaggtcagaaattattttaaaaacgcgattcacccttactcgacagagtaaggcctactcgatagagtacccagagactcataaaaccgtagtattacagtcttccctccttaaaaagaacttcgtccccgaagttcaacccatacctaaaaacaaccatactaactcgaccaagacacaacaacatactaagaactcaagaactcgaccaaacataaaacatgaactcttaacacccactccaccaactatgtttacttccacaacatgactcacgatatcgtatctaccacatatatatctctcacgacaccaactccatacatgaccaactaccatcctctaacgctgctagctccataatatcatccactatcaaatccaatatcaagacactcatagacatcaaacggaatgttacattctaccacccttaaaaggaacttcgtcctcgaagtttactcacactcataacctcatcatccaactgtcaacactagtgaaatattctcacactcctaaacatcacactactacaagctcgaccatggccttttaacaacatcaatcacaaaatattcaacttccttctttatgctacaccaacactctactgcgaatataccaccatatgcacaaccatcaaaatctcttttatcgcatcctattcctcttaagataaatgttacgtcctcgtaactcactaatactaaatccgagatatatcgtctcattatcctcatcaccaccgcatgtcaaagataaccacctataatctaaacactcgccatgcatatatccaaggctctcttacttaaacatttctcatacctcaactcattcggcacaccacctaacctataccataagactcgtagcaaaatcaccatactaactctccattattactgcaaaacaacatacctctctatgtaaagcacctatctcccaaaagcataactcacgatccacactcggtacgtatactcacactagatcctcaagttctttctttcattaccgcaaaactcatacacaacttaacatgacactaattcccccaacaccctacactcactgtctcaacaaaggattatgaaccacccgcATCTTtcggtcattaccacacatgttttacttaatcacttgccattaccatatccactaaagccttatctagaacaagatcaaaattactgtaacaacctctcgcaaccgtgtctcatcaacagaatatcactataccatgaaaacaacgaaaacatatacaactctatttcatatcatactctaccctgattcccaaacttaactggtaagaaacatcaataacaaaacaactgtctatctgtacaaactgaaactcacaggaagcaacatcaaacaaaacaacaatctatgtatgactggtatgtacttttgaaaactcgtatcataatcatcccgcctactccaccacaaccggtgacggcatcgcaacaccgccaccaacagccacacctcagtgcgaaaatacccgcatcacaacactatgtaccgtgcccggatcaccacccaaggcacaacaaccacatcgatagacatcacaactgcatacaattcccataaaaactgactcagaataacttctcagaaaagaaaaaaaaacttactcaaatccactttactaaatcacaacgcaatatattttatgaattaaacaggtaataacctcacgaatatcatccccttaccatatcacaggttgacatgtatcatgaatacatacaagtataaccagtcatgccagatcactcaatttattacctttttaatcatcaatcaattagattagcgtacccaacatgcattacagaacattcaactaacaactttatgataaccacaccatatcacgtcttgtgaggtcaaaacctcacacaaacatttatatatatatatcacagacccgtaatcacatacaaccagtcaatcctgatcacgtaagttaccacctgataaaagttacccctcacccgagcttaactcgtatacgcctcataacatattctcccattcgcatatccatcaccccctgccaattgtaaccataccattaatactcaactactaacaaccgcctcatataaccacatcttatactttctcacaaccatacatatcaatctggtctctacaaaatcaacctcattagaatggctacctttctaatataccaccacccttaaccactagtcacaaaccataacactaccgctgtccggacatcaaacctcttacactcatctctaaatatcgcgatttctttctatctttggttaacatcccaaacaacgaacatcgaatccatcaacacaattacctcaacattcttcccaatactatccttaattgtatcatcatctaactctccaccaaaatctcgtatcgtgcaaataccccaccaacttcatactcccttaattcctcgaaactcatgattaatcatgttgtcctgaaattcctatataacccttaactaatatcctcatgataatatcataaatctcgacgcttccttacttctatatcacataactctggtcaacatttttctcagcttacttttatccttcttttctctttatactcaacaattccatttaatatctcaactccttattacttctacctaaccctttagtgctccaattaccttctcatcgctccaaaactcaaatctcattattttatatcgatatcacctcactctttcttaccatgggccttctcttattatgctattactcacacttgccactaatctatccataaaatcaacgttcactgtataccactcttctctacctctttaaaacgaactttcactacatatatccttaacccacacgactcccaaccatctccctccataattctttacacatctcaagctgccactgtccacatccttactttgaatctttttattctcacgttccttagactcacatcatcccttgcccatattcacttgcttttacgttactcaacgcacaatcatatcactcatctcatctcagaaaacatgctctatgtctcaattaagccataacgatcttccttttctttttccactatctatcaaaaccacatataactcatgtcctcccaccgaactcatactcacctcaggtgtcactccttacatcataagattgggtaacttacgcatcaggatcaacatacatataAATCAATACATAAAGAAGCaagataacacctttgaattgaacatgatatgcaacgaagtcaaaagataagcatatgacccaaaacaggggtcactagat contains the following coding sequences:
- the LOC141653214 gene encoding putative methyltransferase PMT2, whose protein sequence is MATKGNSGDNKTRSPLSIFIVLGVCCFFYALGLWQRSGFGKGDSIALQITKQTDCTILSDLNFETHDGEIASSSELKAQLQKFEPCPDRFTDYTPCQDQARAMTFPRENMIYRERHCPPQEEKLRCLIPAPKGYVTPFSWPQSRDYVPFANAPYKSLTIEKAIQNWIQYEGDVFRFPGGGTQFPQGADAYIDDLASVIPMDNGLIRTALDTGCGVASWGAYLFKKNVLAMSFAPRDSHEAQVQFALERGVPAVIGVLGTIKLPYAPRSFDMAHCSRCLIPWGANGGIYMMEVDRVLRPGGYWVLSGPPINWENNYRSWERPKEELEEEQRKIEETAELLCWEKKSQKGEIAIWRKRENCKERVSRATICESQYATDVWYKKMEACITPYPDTSSSDAAAGGDWKPYPERLNAVPDRIESGSVPGVSTESYQEDIKEWSKHVSSYRRVNKLIDTGRYRNIMDMNAGLGSFAAVLDSPQLWVMNVVPTIAETDTLGVIFERGLIGIYHDWCEAFSTYPRTYDLIHAYGVFSLYKNKCNPEDILLEMDRILRPEGAVIFRDQVDVLMKVKRLAGGMRWKTRMVDHEDGPLLREKVLFAVKQYWVAGENNSTSSS